One Rattus norvegicus strain BN/NHsdMcwi chromosome 18, GRCr8, whole genome shotgun sequence DNA segment encodes these proteins:
- the Sall3 gene encoding sal-like protein 3 isoform X1, protein MDVEASADQGPPGPSVPPPPPALPPQPEPAAFSMPSTNVTLETLLSTKVAVAQFSQGARAGGTTGAGGSVGAVAIPMILEQLVALQQQQIHQLQLIEQIRSQVALMSRQPGPPLKPSASAPGAASVQLPGLTPHASLQLSAGPATASAGSGSTLSAAFDGPQHLSQPQPASGTSTPCSTSAGPTDSGAHPACSTGPAPGAVAAASSTVGNTVQPQNASTPPALGPGPLLSSASSLPSPLLPQTSSSSVIFPNPLVSIAATANALDPLSALMKHRKGKPPNVSVFEPKASAEDPFFKHKCRFCAKVFGSDSALQIHLRSHTGERPFKCNICGNRFSTKGNLKVHFQRHKEKYPHIQMNPYPVPEYLDNVPTCSGIPYGMSLPPEKPVTTWLDSKPVLPTVPTSVGLQLPPTVPGTHNYTDSPSITPISRSPQRPSPASSECTSLSPGLNNTESGITVRPESPQPLLGGPPLTKAEPVSLPCTSTRTGDAPVVGGQVSGLPTPAATTVTDSACTSLGSPGLPAVSDQFKAQFPFGGLLDSMQTSETSKLQQLVENIDKKMTDPNQCVICHRVLSCQSALKMHYRTHTGERPFKCKICGRAFTTKGNLKTHFGVHRAKPPLRVQHSCPICQKKFTNAVVLQQHIRMHMGGQIPNTPLPEGLQEAMDAELPFDEKNAETLSSFDDDVDENSMEEDSELKDTASDSSKPLLSYSGSCPPSPPSVISSIAALENQMKMIDSVMNCQQLASLKSVENGSGESDRLSNDSSSAVGDLESRSAGSPALSESSSSQALSPAHSNGESFRSKSPGLSHQEDPQEIPLKTERLDSPPPGPGNGGALDLTAGHPGRPLIKEEAPFSLLFLSRERGPSHSTPSLASSPAPTMIKMEVNGHSKAIALGEGPALPAGVQVPTGPQTVMSPGLAPMLAPPPRRTPKQHNCQSCGKTFSSASALQIHERTHTGEKPFGCTICGRAFTTKGNLKVHMGTHMWNNAPARRGRRLSVENPMALLGGDALKFSEMFQKDLAARAMNVDPSFWNQYAAAITNGLAMKNNEISVIQNGGIPQLPVSLGGGAIPPLGAMAGGVDKTRTGSSPPIVSLDKASPETGASRPFTRFIEDNKEIGIN, encoded by the exons ATGGATGTGGAGGCTTCTGCGGACCAGGGCCCTCCAGGCCCAAGTGTGCCCCCACCGCCACCTGCACTGCCACCACAGCCAGAGCCTGCGGCCTTCAGCATGCCTAGTACCAATGTGACCCTGGAGACGCTGCTGAGCACCAAGGTGGCCGTGGCACAGTTCTCACAGGGTGCGCGTGCAGGCGGCACCACAGGCGCTGGTGGCAGCGTGGGTGCTGTGGCCATCCCCATGATCCTAGAGCAGCTGGTGgcactgcagcagcagcagatccACCAGCTTCAGCTCATCGAGCAGATCCGCAGCCAGGTGGCCCTAATGAGCCGGCAGCCTGGGCCTCCGCTGAAGCCCTCAGCCAGTGCCCCTGGAGCAGCCTCAGTACAGCTTCCGGGCCTGACTCCGCATGCGTCCCTCCAGCTTTCCGCTGGACCAGCCACTGCCTCTGCTGGCTCAGGCTCCACCCTGTCGGCAGCCTTCGATGGCCCCCAGCACCTGTCGCAGCCGCAGCCCGCTTCCGGCACAAGCACCCCCTGTAGCACTAGTGCTGGCCCCACAGATTCTGGGGCACACCCAGCCTGTAGCACTGGCCCAGCTCCAGGAGCTGTGGCCGCAGCATCCAGCACTGTAGGTAACACGGTGCAGCCCCAAAATGCATCTACGCCCCCTGCCCTGGGTCCCGGACCCCTCCTCAGCTCAGCCTCCAGTCTGCCAAGCCCTCTGCTACCTCAGACTTCATCCAGCAGTGTCATCTTCCCCAACCCGCTGGTTAGCATTGCTGCCACAGCCAATGCCCTGGACCCCCTCTCGGCTCTTATGAAGCACCGCAAGGGCAAGCCCCCTAACGTTTCAGTGTTCGAACCCAAGGCCAGTGCTGAGGACCCTTTCTTTAAGCACAAGTGCAGGTTCTGTGCCAAGGTCTTCGGCAGTGACAGCGCGTTGCAGATCCACCTGCGATCCCACACAGGGGAACGGCCCTTCAAATGTAACATCTGCGGGAACCGCTTTTCCACCAAGGGCAACCTGAAGGTCCACTTCCAGAGGCACAAGGAGAAGTACCCCCACATTCAGATGAACCCCTACCCTGTCCCAGAATACCTCGACAATGTGCCCACCTGCTCTGGGATTCCCTACGGCATGTCCCTACCCCCAGAAAAGCCGGTGACCACCTGGCTGGACAGCAAGCCAGTGCTGCCCACTGTACCAACATCAGTAGGGCTTCAGCTGCCCCCTACTGTCCCTGGCACCCACAATTACACTGACTCCCCTAGCATCACTCCTATTAGCCGGTCCCCACAGAGGCCCTCTCCAGCATCCAGTGAATGCACCTCTCTGTCTCCAGGCCTCAACAATACAGAATCTGGTATCACAGTGAGGCCTGAGTCACCCCAGCCACTGCTGGGTGGGCCTCCGCTTACTAAAGCTGAGCCAGTCAGCCTGCCTTGCACGAGTACAAGGACAGGAGACGCTCCAGTGGTGGGTGGGCAGGTCAGCGGGTTGCCCACTCCGGCTGCCACCACTGTCACAGACAGCGCCTGCACAAGCCTCGGGAGCCCCGGTCTTCCAGCTGTCTCCGACCAGTTCAAGGCCCAGTTTCCTTTCGGAGGGCTGCTTGACTCTATGCAAACGTCAGAGACCTCGAAACTGCAGCAGCTGGTGGAGAACATCGACAAGAAGATGACTGACCCGAACCAGTGTGTCATCTGCCACCGCGTGCTGAGCTGCCAGAGCGCACTGAAGATGCACTACAGGACGCACACAGGGGAACGGCCCTTCAAGTGTAAGATCTGTGGCCGCGCCTTCACCACCAAAGGCAACCTGAAGACTCACTTCGGGGTGCACCGTGCCAAGCCCCCGCTCCGAGTGCAGCATTCCTGCCCCATCTGCCAGAAGAAGTTCACAAACGCTGTGGTGTTGCAACAGCACATCCGTATGCACATGGGGGGACAGATCCCGAACACGCCACTGCCTGAGGGCCTGCAGGAGGCCATGGATGCCGAACTGCCCTTTGATGAGAAGAATGCAGAGACCCTCAGCAGCTTTGACGACGATGTCGACGAGAACTCCATGGAGGAGGACTCAGAGCTGAAGGACACAGCCAGCGACTCCTCCAAACCGCTCTTGTCTTACTCGGGCTCCTGTCCACCCTCACCCCCGTCGGTCATCTCCAGCATCGCCGCCCTGGAGAATCAGATGAAAATGATCGACTCGGTCATGAACTGCCAGCAACTGGCCAGCCTGAAGTCGGTGGAAAATGGGTCTGGGGAAAGCGACCGCTTGAGCAACGACTCCTCCTCTGCAGTGGGAGACCTGGAGAGCCGCAGCGCAGGCAGCCCTGCCCTGTCTGAGTCCTCGTCCTCCCAGGCTCTGTCACCTGCTCACAGTAATGGTGAGAGCTTCCGTTCCAAGTCGCCAGGGCTTAGCCACCAGGAGGATCCGCAGGAGATCCCACTGAAGACTGAAAGACTGGACAGCCCACCCCCCGGCCCAGGAAATGGAGGTGCCCTGGACCTGACAGCGGGCCACCCTGGTCGGCCACTCATCAAGGAGGAGGCCCCTTTCAGCCTGCTGTTCCTGAGCAGAGAACGGG GTCCCAGCCACAGCACGCCTAGCCTGGCCTCCAGCCCTGCGCCCACCATGATCAAAATGGAAGTAAACGGTCACAGCAAGGCCATCGCACTGGGTGAGGGCCCAGCCCTACCAGCCGGGGTCCAGGTACCTACTGGGCCCCAGACAGTGATGAGCCCTGGCCTGGCGCCCATGCTGGCACCCCCGCCACGCCGGACACCCAAGCAGCACAACTGTCAGTCATGTGGGAAGACCTTCTCCTCAGCCAGTGCCCTGCAGATCCATGAGCGCACCCACACTGGGGAGAAGCCCTTCGGCTGCACCATCTGTGGCAGGGCCTTCACTACCAAGGGCAATCTCAAG GTACACATGGGCACCCACATGTGGAACAACGCGCCTGCGAGGCGTGGCCGCCGTCTGTCTGTGGAAAACCCCATGGCCCTGCTGGGTGGCGACGCTCTCAAGTTCTCTGAAATGTTCCAGAAGGACCTGGCGGCTCGGGCGATGAATGTCGACCCCAGCTTTTGGAACCAGTATGCCGCTGCCATCACCAATGGGCTCGCCATGAAGAACAATGAGATCTCAGTCATTCAGAATGGAGGCATCCCTCAGCTCCCAGTAAGTCTAGGCGGAGGTGCCATCCCGCCTCTGGGTGCCATGGCTGGTGGGGTGGACAAGACGCGCACTGGCAGTAGTCCACCTATCGTCAGCTTGGACAAAGCAAGCCCGGAGACGGGAGCCAGCCGGCCGTTCACAAGGTTCATTGAGGATAACAAGGAGATTGGAATAAACTAG
- the Sall3 gene encoding sal-like protein 3 isoform 2 (isoform 2 is encoded by transcript variant 2), with translation MSRRKQAKPQHLKSDEELPPQDGASEHGVPGDGAEDADSSSESRSGSEETSVCEKCCAEFFKWADFLQHKKTCTKNPLVLIVHDDEPAPPSEDFPEPSPASSPSDRTESEVAEEVAPPEGSEVKAVAKEVEPMDVEASADQGPPGPSVPPPPPALPPQPEPAAFSMPSTNVTLETLLSTKVAVAQFSQGARAGGTTGAGGSVGAVAIPMILEQLVALQQQQIHQLQLIEQIRSQVALMSRQPGPPLKPSASAPGAASVQLPGLTPHASLQLSAGPATASAGSGSTLSAAFDGPQHLSQPQPASGTSTPCSTSAGPTDSGAHPACSTGPAPGAVAAASSTVGNTVQPQNASTPPALGPGPLLSSASSLPSPLLPQTSSSSVIFPNPLVSIAATANALDPLSALMKHRKGKPPNVSVFEPKASAEDPFFKHKCRFCAKVFGSDSALQIHLRSHTGERPFKCNICGNRFSTKGNLKVHFQRHKEKYPHIQMNPYPVPEYLDNVPTCSGIPYGMSLPPEKPVTTWLDSKPVLPTVPTSVGLQLPPTVPGTHNYTDSPSITPISRSPQRPSPASSECTSLSPGLNNTESGITVRPESPQPLLGGPPLTKAEPVSLPCTSTRTGDAPVVGGQVSGLPTPAATTVTDSACTSLGSPGLPAVSDQFKAQFPFGGLLDSMQTSETSKLQQLVENIDKKMTDPNQCVICHRVLSCQSALKMHYRTHTGERPFKCKICGRAFTTKGNLKTHFGVHRAKPPLRVQHSCPICQKKFTNAVVLQQHIRMHMGGQIPNTPLPEGLQEAMDAELPFDEKNAETLSSFDDDVDENSMEEDSELKDTASDSSKPLLSYSGSCPPSPPSVISSIAALENQMKMIDSVMNCQQLASLKSVENGSGESDRLSNDSSSAVGDLESRSAGSPALSESSSSQALSPAHSNGESFRSKSPGLSHQEDPQEIPLKTERLDSPPPGPGNGGALDLTAGHPGRPLIKEEAPFSLLFLSRERGPSHSTPSLASSPAPTMIKMEVNGHSKAIALGEGPALPAGVQVPTGPQTVMSPGLAPMLAPPPRRTPKQHNCQSCGKTFSSASALQIHERTHTGEKPFGCTICGRAFTTKGNLKVHMGTHMWNNAPARRGRRLSVENPMALLGGDALKFSEMFQKDLAARAMNVDPSFWNQYAAAITNGLAMKNNEISVIQNGGIPQLPVSLGGGAIPPLGAMAGGVDKTRTGSSPPIVSLDKASPETGASRPFTRFIEDNKEIGIN, from the exons ATGTCTCGGCGCAAGCAGGCCAAGCCCCAGCACCTCAAGTCGGACGAGGAGCTACCGCCGCAGGACGGGGCTTCGGAGCACG GCGTCCCGGGGGACGGTGCAGAGGACGCCGACAGCAGCAGTGAGAGCAGGAGCGGCAGCGAGGAAACCAGCGTGTGTGAGAAGTGCTGTGCGGAGTTCTTCAAGTGGGCGGACTTCCTGCAGCACAAGAAGACCTGCACCAAGAACCCACTGGTGCTGATCGTGCATGATGATGAGCCGGCGCCGCCCTCCGAGGACTTTCCAGAACCTTCTCCTGCCAGCTCGCCCAGTGACCGCACTGAGAGTGAGGTGGCTGAGGAGGTGGCGCCCCCAGAGGGCAGCGAGGTGAAGGCTGTTGCAAAGGAAGTGGAGCCCATGGATGTGGAGGCTTCTGCGGACCAGGGCCCTCCAGGCCCAAGTGTGCCCCCACCGCCACCTGCACTGCCACCACAGCCAGAGCCTGCGGCCTTCAGCATGCCTAGTACCAATGTGACCCTGGAGACGCTGCTGAGCACCAAGGTGGCCGTGGCACAGTTCTCACAGGGTGCGCGTGCAGGCGGCACCACAGGCGCTGGTGGCAGCGTGGGTGCTGTGGCCATCCCCATGATCCTAGAGCAGCTGGTGgcactgcagcagcagcagatccACCAGCTTCAGCTCATCGAGCAGATCCGCAGCCAGGTGGCCCTAATGAGCCGGCAGCCTGGGCCTCCGCTGAAGCCCTCAGCCAGTGCCCCTGGAGCAGCCTCAGTACAGCTTCCGGGCCTGACTCCGCATGCGTCCCTCCAGCTTTCCGCTGGACCAGCCACTGCCTCTGCTGGCTCAGGCTCCACCCTGTCGGCAGCCTTCGATGGCCCCCAGCACCTGTCGCAGCCGCAGCCCGCTTCCGGCACAAGCACCCCCTGTAGCACTAGTGCTGGCCCCACAGATTCTGGGGCACACCCAGCCTGTAGCACTGGCCCAGCTCCAGGAGCTGTGGCCGCAGCATCCAGCACTGTAGGTAACACGGTGCAGCCCCAAAATGCATCTACGCCCCCTGCCCTGGGTCCCGGACCCCTCCTCAGCTCAGCCTCCAGTCTGCCAAGCCCTCTGCTACCTCAGACTTCATCCAGCAGTGTCATCTTCCCCAACCCGCTGGTTAGCATTGCTGCCACAGCCAATGCCCTGGACCCCCTCTCGGCTCTTATGAAGCACCGCAAGGGCAAGCCCCCTAACGTTTCAGTGTTCGAACCCAAGGCCAGTGCTGAGGACCCTTTCTTTAAGCACAAGTGCAGGTTCTGTGCCAAGGTCTTCGGCAGTGACAGCGCGTTGCAGATCCACCTGCGATCCCACACAGGGGAACGGCCCTTCAAATGTAACATCTGCGGGAACCGCTTTTCCACCAAGGGCAACCTGAAGGTCCACTTCCAGAGGCACAAGGAGAAGTACCCCCACATTCAGATGAACCCCTACCCTGTCCCAGAATACCTCGACAATGTGCCCACCTGCTCTGGGATTCCCTACGGCATGTCCCTACCCCCAGAAAAGCCGGTGACCACCTGGCTGGACAGCAAGCCAGTGCTGCCCACTGTACCAACATCAGTAGGGCTTCAGCTGCCCCCTACTGTCCCTGGCACCCACAATTACACTGACTCCCCTAGCATCACTCCTATTAGCCGGTCCCCACAGAGGCCCTCTCCAGCATCCAGTGAATGCACCTCTCTGTCTCCAGGCCTCAACAATACAGAATCTGGTATCACAGTGAGGCCTGAGTCACCCCAGCCACTGCTGGGTGGGCCTCCGCTTACTAAAGCTGAGCCAGTCAGCCTGCCTTGCACGAGTACAAGGACAGGAGACGCTCCAGTGGTGGGTGGGCAGGTCAGCGGGTTGCCCACTCCGGCTGCCACCACTGTCACAGACAGCGCCTGCACAAGCCTCGGGAGCCCCGGTCTTCCAGCTGTCTCCGACCAGTTCAAGGCCCAGTTTCCTTTCGGAGGGCTGCTTGACTCTATGCAAACGTCAGAGACCTCGAAACTGCAGCAGCTGGTGGAGAACATCGACAAGAAGATGACTGACCCGAACCAGTGTGTCATCTGCCACCGCGTGCTGAGCTGCCAGAGCGCACTGAAGATGCACTACAGGACGCACACAGGGGAACGGCCCTTCAAGTGTAAGATCTGTGGCCGCGCCTTCACCACCAAAGGCAACCTGAAGACTCACTTCGGGGTGCACCGTGCCAAGCCCCCGCTCCGAGTGCAGCATTCCTGCCCCATCTGCCAGAAGAAGTTCACAAACGCTGTGGTGTTGCAACAGCACATCCGTATGCACATGGGGGGACAGATCCCGAACACGCCACTGCCTGAGGGCCTGCAGGAGGCCATGGATGCCGAACTGCCCTTTGATGAGAAGAATGCAGAGACCCTCAGCAGCTTTGACGACGATGTCGACGAGAACTCCATGGAGGAGGACTCAGAGCTGAAGGACACAGCCAGCGACTCCTCCAAACCGCTCTTGTCTTACTCGGGCTCCTGTCCACCCTCACCCCCGTCGGTCATCTCCAGCATCGCCGCCCTGGAGAATCAGATGAAAATGATCGACTCGGTCATGAACTGCCAGCAACTGGCCAGCCTGAAGTCGGTGGAAAATGGGTCTGGGGAAAGCGACCGCTTGAGCAACGACTCCTCCTCTGCAGTGGGAGACCTGGAGAGCCGCAGCGCAGGCAGCCCTGCCCTGTCTGAGTCCTCGTCCTCCCAGGCTCTGTCACCTGCTCACAGTAATGGTGAGAGCTTCCGTTCCAAGTCGCCAGGGCTTAGCCACCAGGAGGATCCGCAGGAGATCCCACTGAAGACTGAAAGACTGGACAGCCCACCCCCCGGCCCAGGAAATGGAGGTGCCCTGGACCTGACAGCGGGCCACCCTGGTCGGCCACTCATCAAGGAGGAGGCCCCTTTCAGCCTGCTGTTCCTGAGCAGAGAACGGG GTCCCAGCCACAGCACGCCTAGCCTGGCCTCCAGCCCTGCGCCCACCATGATCAAAATGGAAGTAAACGGTCACAGCAAGGCCATCGCACTGGGTGAGGGCCCAGCCCTACCAGCCGGGGTCCAGGTACCTACTGGGCCCCAGACAGTGATGAGCCCTGGCCTGGCGCCCATGCTGGCACCCCCGCCACGCCGGACACCCAAGCAGCACAACTGTCAGTCATGTGGGAAGACCTTCTCCTCAGCCAGTGCCCTGCAGATCCATGAGCGCACCCACACTGGGGAGAAGCCCTTCGGCTGCACCATCTGTGGCAGGGCCTTCACTACCAAGGGCAATCTCAAG GTACACATGGGCACCCACATGTGGAACAACGCGCCTGCGAGGCGTGGCCGCCGTCTGTCTGTGGAAAACCCCATGGCCCTGCTGGGTGGCGACGCTCTCAAGTTCTCTGAAATGTTCCAGAAGGACCTGGCGGCTCGGGCGATGAATGTCGACCCCAGCTTTTGGAACCAGTATGCCGCTGCCATCACCAATGGGCTCGCCATGAAGAACAATGAGATCTCAGTCATTCAGAATGGAGGCATCCCTCAGCTCCCAGTAAGTCTAGGCGGAGGTGCCATCCCGCCTCTGGGTGCCATGGCTGGTGGGGTGGACAAGACGCGCACTGGCAGTAGTCCACCTATCGTCAGCTTGGACAAAGCAAGCCCGGAGACGGGAGCCAGCCGGCCGTTCACAAGGTTCATTGAGGATAACAAGGAGATTGGAATAAACTAG
- the Sall3 gene encoding sal-like protein 3 isoform 1 (isoform 1 is encoded by transcript variant 1): MSRRKQAKPQHLKSDEELPPQDGASEHGVPGDGAEDADSSSESRSGSEETSVCEKCCAEFFKWADFLQHKKTCTKNPLVLIVHDDEPAPPSEDFPEPSPASSPSDRTESEVAEEVAPPEGSEVKAVAKEVEPMDVEASADQGPPGPSVPPPPPALPPQPEPAAFSMPSTNVTLETLLSTKVAVAQFSQGARAGGTTGAGGSVGAVAIPMILEQLVALQQQQIHQLQLIEQIRSQVALMSRQPGPPLKPSASAPGAASVQLPGLTPHASLQLSAGPATASAGSGSTLSAAFDGPQHLSQPQPASGTSTPCSTSAGPTDSGAHPACSTGPAPGAVAAASSTVGNTVQPQNASTPPALGPGPLLSSASSLPSPLLPQTSSSSVIFPNPLVSIAATANALDPLSALMKHRKGKPPNVSVFEPKASAEDPFFKHKCRFCAKVFGSDSALQIHLRSHTGERPFKCNICGNRFSTKGNLKVHFQRHKEKYPHIQMNPYPVPEYLDNVPTCSGIPYGMSLPPEKPVTTWLDSKPVLPTVPTSVGLQLPPTVPGTHNYTDSPSITPISRSPQRPSPASSECTSLSPGLNNTESGITVRPESPQPLLGGPPLTKAEPVSLPCTSTRTGDAPVVGGQVSGLPTPAATTVTDSACTSLGSPGLPAVSDQFKAQFPFGGLLDSMQTSETSKLQQLVENIDKKMTDPNQCVICHRVLSCQSALKMHYRTHTGERPFKCKICGRAFTTKGNLKTHFGVHRAKPPLRVQHSCPICQKKFTNAVVLQQHIRMHMGGQIPNTPLPEGLQEAMDAELPFDEKNAETLSSFDDDVDENSMEEDSELKDTASDSSKPLLSYSGSCPPSPPSVISSIAALENQMKMIDSVMNCQQLASLKSVENGSGESDRLSNDSSSAVGDLESRSAGSPALSESSSSQALSPAHSNGESFRSKSPGLSHQEDPQEIPLKTERLDSPPPGPGNGGALDLTAGHPGRPLIKEEAPFSLLFLSRERGKCASTVCGVCGKPFACKSALEIHYRSHTKERPFVCTVCRRGCSTMGNLKQHLLTHKLKELPSQVFDPNFTLGPSHSTPSLASSPAPTMIKMEVNGHSKAIALGEGPALPAGVQVPTGPQTVMSPGLAPMLAPPPRRTPKQHNCQSCGKTFSSASALQIHERTHTGEKPFGCTICGRAFTTKGNLKVHMGTHMWNNAPARRGRRLSVENPMALLGGDALKFSEMFQKDLAARAMNVDPSFWNQYAAAITNGLAMKNNEISVIQNGGIPQLPVSLGGGAIPPLGAMAGGVDKTRTGSSPPIVSLDKASPETGASRPFTRFIEDNKEIGIN, translated from the exons ATGTCTCGGCGCAAGCAGGCCAAGCCCCAGCACCTCAAGTCGGACGAGGAGCTACCGCCGCAGGACGGGGCTTCGGAGCACG GCGTCCCGGGGGACGGTGCAGAGGACGCCGACAGCAGCAGTGAGAGCAGGAGCGGCAGCGAGGAAACCAGCGTGTGTGAGAAGTGCTGTGCGGAGTTCTTCAAGTGGGCGGACTTCCTGCAGCACAAGAAGACCTGCACCAAGAACCCACTGGTGCTGATCGTGCATGATGATGAGCCGGCGCCGCCCTCCGAGGACTTTCCAGAACCTTCTCCTGCCAGCTCGCCCAGTGACCGCACTGAGAGTGAGGTGGCTGAGGAGGTGGCGCCCCCAGAGGGCAGCGAGGTGAAGGCTGTTGCAAAGGAAGTGGAGCCCATGGATGTGGAGGCTTCTGCGGACCAGGGCCCTCCAGGCCCAAGTGTGCCCCCACCGCCACCTGCACTGCCACCACAGCCAGAGCCTGCGGCCTTCAGCATGCCTAGTACCAATGTGACCCTGGAGACGCTGCTGAGCACCAAGGTGGCCGTGGCACAGTTCTCACAGGGTGCGCGTGCAGGCGGCACCACAGGCGCTGGTGGCAGCGTGGGTGCTGTGGCCATCCCCATGATCCTAGAGCAGCTGGTGgcactgcagcagcagcagatccACCAGCTTCAGCTCATCGAGCAGATCCGCAGCCAGGTGGCCCTAATGAGCCGGCAGCCTGGGCCTCCGCTGAAGCCCTCAGCCAGTGCCCCTGGAGCAGCCTCAGTACAGCTTCCGGGCCTGACTCCGCATGCGTCCCTCCAGCTTTCCGCTGGACCAGCCACTGCCTCTGCTGGCTCAGGCTCCACCCTGTCGGCAGCCTTCGATGGCCCCCAGCACCTGTCGCAGCCGCAGCCCGCTTCCGGCACAAGCACCCCCTGTAGCACTAGTGCTGGCCCCACAGATTCTGGGGCACACCCAGCCTGTAGCACTGGCCCAGCTCCAGGAGCTGTGGCCGCAGCATCCAGCACTGTAGGTAACACGGTGCAGCCCCAAAATGCATCTACGCCCCCTGCCCTGGGTCCCGGACCCCTCCTCAGCTCAGCCTCCAGTCTGCCAAGCCCTCTGCTACCTCAGACTTCATCCAGCAGTGTCATCTTCCCCAACCCGCTGGTTAGCATTGCTGCCACAGCCAATGCCCTGGACCCCCTCTCGGCTCTTATGAAGCACCGCAAGGGCAAGCCCCCTAACGTTTCAGTGTTCGAACCCAAGGCCAGTGCTGAGGACCCTTTCTTTAAGCACAAGTGCAGGTTCTGTGCCAAGGTCTTCGGCAGTGACAGCGCGTTGCAGATCCACCTGCGATCCCACACAGGGGAACGGCCCTTCAAATGTAACATCTGCGGGAACCGCTTTTCCACCAAGGGCAACCTGAAGGTCCACTTCCAGAGGCACAAGGAGAAGTACCCCCACATTCAGATGAACCCCTACCCTGTCCCAGAATACCTCGACAATGTGCCCACCTGCTCTGGGATTCCCTACGGCATGTCCCTACCCCCAGAAAAGCCGGTGACCACCTGGCTGGACAGCAAGCCAGTGCTGCCCACTGTACCAACATCAGTAGGGCTTCAGCTGCCCCCTACTGTCCCTGGCACCCACAATTACACTGACTCCCCTAGCATCACTCCTATTAGCCGGTCCCCACAGAGGCCCTCTCCAGCATCCAGTGAATGCACCTCTCTGTCTCCAGGCCTCAACAATACAGAATCTGGTATCACAGTGAGGCCTGAGTCACCCCAGCCACTGCTGGGTGGGCCTCCGCTTACTAAAGCTGAGCCAGTCAGCCTGCCTTGCACGAGTACAAGGACAGGAGACGCTCCAGTGGTGGGTGGGCAGGTCAGCGGGTTGCCCACTCCGGCTGCCACCACTGTCACAGACAGCGCCTGCACAAGCCTCGGGAGCCCCGGTCTTCCAGCTGTCTCCGACCAGTTCAAGGCCCAGTTTCCTTTCGGAGGGCTGCTTGACTCTATGCAAACGTCAGAGACCTCGAAACTGCAGCAGCTGGTGGAGAACATCGACAAGAAGATGACTGACCCGAACCAGTGTGTCATCTGCCACCGCGTGCTGAGCTGCCAGAGCGCACTGAAGATGCACTACAGGACGCACACAGGGGAACGGCCCTTCAAGTGTAAGATCTGTGGCCGCGCCTTCACCACCAAAGGCAACCTGAAGACTCACTTCGGGGTGCACCGTGCCAAGCCCCCGCTCCGAGTGCAGCATTCCTGCCCCATCTGCCAGAAGAAGTTCACAAACGCTGTGGTGTTGCAACAGCACATCCGTATGCACATGGGGGGACAGATCCCGAACACGCCACTGCCTGAGGGCCTGCAGGAGGCCATGGATGCCGAACTGCCCTTTGATGAGAAGAATGCAGAGACCCTCAGCAGCTTTGACGACGATGTCGACGAGAACTCCATGGAGGAGGACTCAGAGCTGAAGGACACAGCCAGCGACTCCTCCAAACCGCTCTTGTCTTACTCGGGCTCCTGTCCACCCTCACCCCCGTCGGTCATCTCCAGCATCGCCGCCCTGGAGAATCAGATGAAAATGATCGACTCGGTCATGAACTGCCAGCAACTGGCCAGCCTGAAGTCGGTGGAAAATGGGTCTGGGGAAAGCGACCGCTTGAGCAACGACTCCTCCTCTGCAGTGGGAGACCTGGAGAGCCGCAGCGCAGGCAGCCCTGCCCTGTCTGAGTCCTCGTCCTCCCAGGCTCTGTCACCTGCTCACAGTAATGGTGAGAGCTTCCGTTCCAAGTCGCCAGGGCTTAGCCACCAGGAGGATCCGCAGGAGATCCCACTGAAGACTGAAAGACTGGACAGCCCACCCCCCGGCCCAGGAAATGGAGGTGCCCTGGACCTGACAGCGGGCCACCCTGGTCGGCCACTCATCAAGGAGGAGGCCCCTTTCAGCCTGCTGTTCCTGAGCAGAGAACGGGGTAAGTGTGCGAGcactgtgtgtggtgtctgtggcaAGCCCTTTGCTTGCAAAAGTGCGTTGGAAATCCACTACCGCAGCCATACCAAGGAGCGGCCGTTTGTCTGCACAGTCTGCAGGCGAGGCTGCTCCACTATGGGTAACTTAAAGCAGCACTTACTGACACACAAGTTGAAAGAGCTGCCTTCTCAGGTGTTTGACCCCAACTTTACTCTAGGTCCCAGCCACAGCACGCCTAGCCTGGCCTCCAGCCCTGCGCCCACCATGATCAAAATGGAAGTAAACGGTCACAGCAAGGCCATCGCACTGGGTGAGGGCCCAGCCCTACCAGCCGGGGTCCAGGTACCTACTGGGCCCCAGACAGTGATGAGCCCTGGCCTGGCGCCCATGCTGGCACCCCCGCCACGCCGGACACCCAAGCAGCACAACTGTCAGTCATGTGGGAAGACCTTCTCCTCAGCCAGTGCCCTGCAGATCCATGAGCGCACCCACACTGGGGAGAAGCCCTTCGGCTGCACCATCTGTGGCAGGGCCTTCACTACCAAGGGCAATCTCAAG GTACACATGGGCACCCACATGTGGAACAACGCGCCTGCGAGGCGTGGCCGCCGTCTGTCTGTGGAAAACCCCATGGCCCTGCTGGGTGGCGACGCTCTCAAGTTCTCTGAAATGTTCCAGAAGGACCTGGCGGCTCGGGCGATGAATGTCGACCCCAGCTTTTGGAACCAGTATGCCGCTGCCATCACCAATGGGCTCGCCATGAAGAACAATGAGATCTCAGTCATTCAGAATGGAGGCATCCCTCAGCTCCCAGTAAGTCTAGGCGGAGGTGCCATCCCGCCTCTGGGTGCCATGGCTGGTGGGGTGGACAAGACGCGCACTGGCAGTAGTCCACCTATCGTCAGCTTGGACAAAGCAAGCCCGGAGACGGGAGCCAGCCGGCCGTTCACAAGGTTCATTGAGGATAACAAGGAGATTGGAATAAACTAG